A segment of the Clostridia bacterium genome:
AGGTTCTCTGAGACGCGCGGATCCGCCGTGCCGTCGAGGACCATGCGTAGAAAAAACGCGCAGGTTTCGATCGTGCTGAGCGGCTGCCGCAGGTTGTGGACGAGGGTGGCGATGACGGCGGATTCCGGCGGAATAAGGCTCATGCTTGGGGACTCGCGGGAAGACGATTATAGCAGGAACCCGACGGATGAATCCGGCCGCCCCGGGCAGCGGCCGGATTCTGGAGTACAGCTTACGCGGAGGCTTCTGAACCTTGTGCTACGAGCTGCCGCGCCAGGCTGACGGCGGAGATGGCGTTTTCGCCGTAACCGTCCGCCCCGATCTCGGTGGCATACTGCGGCGTTACCGGAGCGCCGCCCACCATGATTTTGATCTTGCCCCGCACGCCGGCATTGGTGAGTGCCTCGATGGTGGTCTTCATGGCGGGCATGGTCACAGTCAGGAGAGCCGAGAGGCAAATCAGGTTGGCGCCCCGCTCCTTCACCGCGGCTACAAACTTGTCGGGCGATACGTCTGCCCCCAGGTCTATCACCTCGAACCCACCGCCTTCGAGCATCGACGCTACAAGGTTCTTGCCGATATCGTGCAGGTCGCCCTTCACGGTGCCAATGGCTACACGCGCTACCGGCTCGCTGCCTTGCGCCGCCAGCAGTGGCCGGATCAGTTCCAGCGCCCCCTTC
Coding sequences within it:
- a CDS encoding corrinoid protein, giving the protein MTDLKRLYDAILDGDAKTATAVTKEALAEGVNPLDLVTNHMVPAMDEVGKRFECEEYFVPELLISARAMKGALELIRPLLAAQGSEPVARVAIGTVKGDLHDIGKNLVASMLEGGGFEVIDLGADVSPDKFVAAVKERGANLICLSALLTVTMPAMKTTIEALTNAGVRGKIKIMVGGAPVTPQYATEIGADGYGENAISAVSLARQLVAQGSEASA